A single window of Rhodamnia argentea isolate NSW1041297 chromosome 5, ASM2092103v1, whole genome shotgun sequence DNA harbors:
- the LOC115756906 gene encoding serine/threonine-protein kinase SAPK7-like: MEKYELVKDIGSGNFGVARLMRNKETRELVAMKYIERGHKIDENVAREIMNHKSLLHPNIIRFKEVVLTPTHLAIVMEYAAGGELFERICNAGRFSEDEARYFFQQLISGVSYCHSMQICHRDLKLENTLLDGSPAPRLKICDFGYSKSSLLHSRPKSTVGTPAYIAPEVLARREYDGKMADVWSCGVTLYVMLVGAYPFEDPQDPKNFRKTINRIVAVQYNIPDYVHITQDCKHLLSRIFVASPSRRITIKEIKSHPWFLKNLPRELTEVAQAIYYRRGNPGVCLQSDEEIMKIVEEAKVPPPASRTVSGFGWAGEEEEDDGDVKEEDLEEDGEDEYEKRVKEAQASGEFQVT; the protein is encoded by the exons ATGGAGAAGTACGAGCTGGTGAAGGACATAGGATCTGGCAACTTCGGGGTGGCCAGGCTCATGAGGAACAAGGAGACCAGAGAGCTCGTCGCCATGAAGTACATCGAGCGAGGTCACAAG ATTGATGAAAATGTGGCCAGAGAGATTATGAATCATAAGTCACTTCTCCATCCTAACATCATTCGCTTCAAGGAG GTTGTTCTGACTCCTACTCATCTCGCTATCGTGATGGAATATGCAGCTGGTGGAGAGTTGTTTGAGAGGATCTGCAATGCAGGGAGATTTAGTGAAGATGAG GCTAGGTATTTCTTCCAGCAACTCATCTCAGGGGTCAGCTATTGCCATTCCATG CAAATATGTCATAGAGATTTGAAGCTGGAAAATACTCTACTGGATGGTAGTCCTGCACCTCGTCtgaaaatatgtgattttggTTATTCGAAG TCATCCCTTCTGCATTCAAGACCCAAATCGACAGTTGGAACTCCAGCATACATTGCACCGGAGGTTCTCGCTAGAAGGGAATATGATGGCAAG ATGGCAGATGTATGGTCTTGTGGAGTGACTCTTTATGTGATGTTGGTTGGAGCATATCCATTTGAAGACCCTCAAGACCCAAAGAATTTTAGGAAAACTATCAAC CGCATAGTGGCTGTTCAGTATAATATCCCTGACTATGTTCACATAACTCAAGACTGTAAACACCTTCTTTCTCGCATTTTTGTTGCCAGTCCATCCAGG AGAATCACtatcaaagaaatcaaaagtCACCCATGGTTCCTCAAGAATTTACCGAGGGAATTAACAGAAGTAGCTCAAGCCATATATTACAGGAGAGGAAACCCGGGTGTCTGCCTTCAAAGTGATGAAGAAATCATGAAAATTGTGGAAGAGGCCAAAGTCCCCCCTCCTGCTTCCAGAACAGTTTCAGGCTTTGGTTGGgcaggagaagaagaggaagacgatGGAGACGTGAAAGAAGAAGACTTggaggaagatggagaagatgaGTATGAGAAGAGAGTGAAGGAGGCACAAGCAAGTGGAGAATTTCAGGTCACCTAA